A genome region from Balneolaceae bacterium includes the following:
- a CDS encoding SurA N-terminal domain-containing protein codes for MAKMRESTGVILWVLIFSFGILWVLADTQFFDAIQAGPRSLGSVNGEAVSYEEYNNLINSYSRQYSQQTGNSMNAEQRASYEEQAWDDLVTRKLLEQKMDQLGITVTDQEVVNMITGENPDPFIRQQFGGEDGTIDRTALQNAINSPENSEVWIAIEQQLRQKRRQQKMTSFMQSGMVVSSHEVERRYVRNNSSADISYVRFPYADISEEEIGVSEQELRDYYQDNQDAYHRNESYEFRYASFDKTPTAQDTARTYRELSNLREDFAQAEDDSLFLNRYQSTTPYNNEYVAKGDVREIFQRVTEMENGEVSEVIRDDGRAHLIKKLDETAEEVQFVVLSFDITADPINTIDERAEQADDFSFFAQEDGFQAEAERRELNLRQATATSGNTFVAGIGQSQQILSFLEGASEGQISEPLELSNQFVVIQVEEIIPAGPRPFEEVREQIRTAVVNQKRRDMMAERVSGMLGGSLEGLAESAGREISTAEGLTMNSVTIPGAGREPGVVGAAIGMEEGSLSGVVRGNNAVFVLRVDTRNQADPASLTDAMREQIRQQLRQQKSASFMQVWLEQLRENADIQDNRSRVLQQS; via the coding sequence ATGGCAAAGATGAGGGAGAGCACGGGGGTTATTCTCTGGGTGCTTATTTTTTCCTTCGGCATTCTATGGGTACTGGCCGACACCCAGTTTTTCGACGCCATTCAGGCCGGTCCCCGTTCTCTTGGGTCGGTTAACGGCGAGGCTGTCAGCTACGAGGAGTACAACAATCTGATCAACAGCTACTCACGGCAGTATTCGCAGCAGACCGGCAACTCCATGAACGCCGAACAGCGTGCCAGCTACGAAGAACAGGCCTGGGACGACCTCGTGACGCGCAAGCTTCTCGAGCAGAAAATGGACCAGTTGGGCATTACCGTCACCGACCAGGAGGTGGTGAACATGATTACGGGCGAGAATCCTGATCCCTTTATCCGCCAGCAGTTCGGCGGCGAGGATGGCACCATCGACCGCACCGCCCTTCAGAATGCCATCAACTCCCCCGAAAACTCGGAGGTTTGGATCGCCATCGAGCAGCAGTTGCGCCAGAAACGCCGCCAGCAGAAGATGACCAGCTTTATGCAGTCGGGCATGGTGGTCAGCTCCCACGAAGTGGAGCGCCGGTACGTGCGTAACAACAGCAGCGCCGATATCTCCTATGTGCGATTCCCCTACGCCGATATCTCCGAAGAGGAGATCGGCGTGTCAGAGCAGGAGCTGAGGGATTACTACCAGGACAACCAGGATGCCTACCACCGAAACGAATCCTACGAATTTCGTTACGCCAGTTTTGACAAGACGCCCACGGCCCAGGACACCGCACGAACCTACCGCGAACTTTCCAACCTGCGCGAGGACTTCGCCCAGGCCGAAGACGACTCTCTCTTTCTGAACCGCTACCAGTCTACCACGCCCTACAACAACGAGTACGTGGCCAAGGGAGACGTACGCGAGATTTTCCAGCGGGTAACTGAGATGGAGAACGGCGAAGTCAGCGAGGTAATCCGTGACGACGGGCGCGCGCACCTCATCAAGAAACTGGACGAGACGGCTGAAGAGGTTCAGTTCGTGGTCCTCTCCTTCGACATTACCGCTGATCCCATTAATACCATCGACGAGCGTGCCGAGCAGGCCGATGACTTCAGTTTCTTCGCCCAGGAAGACGGCTTTCAGGCCGAAGCCGAGCGCAGGGAGCTTAATCTGCGCCAGGCCACAGCTACCAGCGGTAACACCTTTGTGGCAGGCATCGGGCAGAGCCAGCAGATACTGAGCTTTCTGGAGGGCGCCAGCGAAGGACAGATTTCCGAGCCCCTGGAGCTGAGCAACCAATTTGTCGTCATACAGGTGGAGGAGATCATTCCCGCCGGCCCGCGTCCCTTTGAGGAGGTGCGTGAGCAGATCCGCACTGCTGTGGTCAACCAGAAACGCCGTGACATGATGGCCGAAAGGGTCAGCGGCATGCTCGGCGGCTCCCTGGAAGGCCTGGCCGAAAGCGCCGGGCGCGAAATTTCCACCGCGGAGGGCCTGACCATGAACAGCGTCACCATCCCCGGCGCGGGGCGCGAGCCCGGCGTGGTGGGTGCGGCCATAGGTATGGAGGAAGGCTCCCTGTCCGGGGTGGTTCGCGGCAACAATGCCGTCTTTGTGTTGCGGGTGGACACTCGAAACCAGGCCGACCCGGCCAGCTTGACTGACGCAATGCGCGAGCAAATTCGCCAACAGCTTCGCCAGCAGAAGAGCGCCTCTTTCATGCAGGTGTGGCTGGAACAGCTGCGTGAGAACGCTGACATTCAGGACAATCGCTCGCGGGTCCTGCAGCAGAGCTGA
- a CDS encoding putative LPS assembly protein LptD, with product MVLLAIGCALLPAGSVVAQVTGADSTLTGDLLRAGTDSLASDTLQTRRPTEPAGTGAPDQAEVTFQASDSLIFHFRGDRRGTLFGNAQVSHESGDLTAGRISMNLDSSLVSAAALSPGDTLSQPVLQRGEDRIRSEQISFNYQTEKGRFEVARVQIPQGAITGTRVKNTSPEVFFLEDAIYSTCTLDHPHYYIKMDRGKVVNEEEIFFTNARLYLLDIPYPLVFPFGYLPAQIDQRQSGLLEPTYAYQNRQGRGIGLQNLGWFQHINEHLTARASVDIFTSGTFFLNTQANYADRGNFSGSVQVGYSRERGLEATDPDFSVNTQKRLNIQHNQDFSPYASMTANIDLRTADYHRRNSYNIDQRAETSTSSGISYRYNDPGDLYNFNLSARHNRNFQTNVTRLSGPTARFSLKRLSPFASDGQQGDPGRSPFYEHISVKYDNTLSSNFNFTPLRGDSARIGWFDALADPAKYREATGNFNHYQFAFRQSGDLTFGQLIPSRFVNLTANGSYNEYWYPSSIRKEWDPDSARVVKRQVRGFSTARDFSLGGNLSTTLYGFWNQKIGNLQSFRHTLRPSLSFTYRPDFSREFWGYYRTVQTDSLGSTQRYSIYENEVFQGPRPGEQQSIGINIDNTFEARKVRRDSTGEESTETLRIIDRFNLSTSYNLAADSLKLNNLSANFSSRVIEGLNLSASAQFNFYQRDSTGRKMDRFLLAESGKAAELVNFSINASTSFRGGSGGGVQVDGTPYYPATYDPLNQSLFGSMDPRFNSRPVQPIRSPWSVSLNFRYNWTLNPGGEARKSASLNAQNIQFQLTPKWSFSTRAGYDFIRKEFTPSEFSLTRQLHCWNLSFNMNPFGDFKYYFFKLSVNSSQIQGILQKLPLLNNLERSSSPTGRSPQGY from the coding sequence ATGGTACTGCTGGCAATTGGCTGCGCGCTGCTCCCGGCCGGCTCCGTCGTAGCCCAGGTTACAGGGGCAGACTCCACCCTCACCGGCGACCTGCTGCGTGCCGGTACCGACTCCCTCGCCTCCGATACCCTGCAGACCCGCCGCCCGACAGAGCCCGCCGGCACGGGAGCGCCCGACCAGGCGGAGGTCACCTTCCAGGCCAGTGACTCCCTGATCTTCCATTTTCGGGGAGATCGCAGAGGCACCCTGTTCGGTAACGCGCAAGTCAGCCACGAGTCGGGCGACCTCACGGCGGGACGCATCTCCATGAACCTCGACAGTTCCCTGGTCAGCGCCGCTGCTCTATCGCCCGGCGACACCCTCTCCCAGCCGGTGCTGCAGCGTGGGGAGGATCGCATCCGCAGCGAGCAGATATCGTTCAATTACCAGACCGAAAAGGGGCGTTTTGAGGTGGCAAGGGTGCAAATACCGCAGGGGGCCATCACTGGCACCCGTGTGAAGAACACCAGTCCCGAGGTGTTCTTCCTGGAAGACGCCATCTACTCGACCTGCACGCTTGATCACCCGCACTATTATATAAAAATGGACCGGGGAAAGGTGGTGAACGAGGAGGAAATATTTTTCACCAATGCGCGGCTCTACCTGCTGGACATTCCCTATCCGCTGGTTTTCCCCTTCGGCTACCTCCCTGCGCAAATCGACCAGCGTCAGTCGGGGCTGCTGGAACCTACCTACGCCTACCAGAACCGGCAGGGCCGGGGCATCGGGCTGCAGAACCTGGGCTGGTTCCAGCACATCAACGAGCACCTGACGGCGCGGGCGTCGGTGGACATCTTTACTTCGGGCACCTTTTTCCTGAATACCCAGGCAAACTACGCCGACCGCGGCAACTTCAGCGGCTCGGTACAGGTGGGCTATTCGAGGGAGCGTGGGCTGGAGGCCACTGACCCCGACTTTTCTGTAAATACTCAGAAGCGCCTTAATATCCAGCACAACCAGGACTTCTCCCCCTACGCCAGCATGACGGCCAACATCGACCTGCGTACGGCCGACTACCACCGGCGCAACTCCTACAACATTGATCAGCGGGCGGAGACCAGCACCAGTTCCGGCATCAGCTACCGATACAACGATCCCGGCGACCTCTACAATTTCAACCTGTCTGCGCGCCACAACCGAAATTTCCAGACCAATGTTACACGCCTTTCGGGTCCCACCGCCCGCTTCAGTCTCAAGCGGCTCTCCCCCTTCGCCTCCGACGGGCAGCAGGGGGATCCAGGGCGGTCACCCTTCTACGAGCACATTTCGGTCAAGTATGACAACACCCTAAGCTCGAATTTCAACTTTACTCCCCTCCGGGGCGACAGTGCGCGCATCGGCTGGTTCGATGCCCTAGCCGATCCCGCCAAGTACCGGGAGGCCACGGGCAACTTCAACCACTACCAGTTCGCTTTCCGGCAGAGCGGCGACCTCACCTTCGGACAGCTCATTCCCAGCCGCTTCGTTAACCTGACCGCCAACGGCAGCTACAACGAATACTGGTATCCCTCTTCCATCCGCAAGGAGTGGGACCCCGACTCGGCGCGCGTGGTCAAACGCCAGGTACGCGGTTTCAGCACGGCCCGCGACTTCAGCCTGGGTGGAAACCTGTCGACCACTCTCTACGGCTTCTGGAACCAGAAGATCGGTAACCTGCAGAGCTTCCGCCACACCCTTCGCCCCTCCCTCTCGTTCACCTACCGGCCCGATTTCAGCCGGGAATTCTGGGGCTATTACCGCACCGTACAAACCGACAGCCTCGGATCCACTCAGCGCTACTCCATTTACGAGAACGAGGTCTTCCAGGGCCCCCGTCCCGGGGAGCAGCAGTCCATCGGCATCAACATCGACAACACCTTTGAAGCGCGCAAGGTGCGGCGCGACTCGACGGGGGAGGAGAGCACGGAGACGCTGCGCATTATCGACCGTTTCAATCTGTCCACCAGCTACAACCTGGCCGCCGACAGTCTCAAACTCAACAACCTGAGCGCCAATTTCAGCTCCCGGGTGATCGAGGGACTCAACCTGAGCGCATCCGCCCAATTCAACTTTTACCAGCGTGACAGTACGGGGCGCAAGATGGACCGCTTCCTGCTGGCAGAGTCAGGGAAGGCGGCCGAGCTGGTCAATTTCAGTATCAACGCCAGCACCTCCTTCCGCGGGGGTTCCGGCGGCGGGGTGCAGGTGGACGGCACCCCCTATTACCCGGCCACCTACGATCCCCTCAACCAATCCCTATTCGGCTCCATGGATCCCCGCTTCAACAGCCGTCCCGTACAACCCATTCGTTCGCCCTGGTCGGTATCGTTAAATTTTCGGTACAACTGGACCCTCAACCCTGGTGGGGAGGCGCGCAAATCGGCCAGCCTTAATGCCCAGAACATCCAGTTCCAGCTCACGCCCAAATGGAGCTTCAGCACGCGCGCGGGCTACGACTTCATCCGCAAGGAGTTTACCCCCTCTGAATTCTCCCTTACGCGGCAGCTGCACTGCTGGAACCTCTCCTTCAATATGAATCCCTTCGGGGATTTCAAATACTACTTCTTCAAGCTGAGTGTAAACAGCAGCCAGATCCAGGGCATCCTGCAGAAACTGCCGCTGCTCAACAACCTGGAGCGCAGCTCCAGTCCCACAGGCCGCTCCCCGCAGGGTTACTAG
- the aroC gene encoding chorismate synthase, which translates to MIRYLTAGESHGPSITGIVEGLPSGLPISEDELAQHLARRQKGYGRGGRMAFEKDRAEISSGVRFGKTTGAPVAMSLPNRAYEKDDSDWPTVLSKEGDGEDVEPVTVPRPGHADLIGVQKYRYNDIRPAIERSSARETAMRVACCTTARLLLRHFGIEIGGHVIRIGGNGYEKPWEDVRARTEELIGQGAEALFRAADESPVRCLDEELTQKMRDEIIKRRKEGSSLGGHWEVVVTGLPAGLGSFMHWDRKLEGQIAQAVMGTQAMKGVEIGLGFEAGRRHGQVVHDEITHEKGEFRRRTNRLGGFEGGVTTGMPLIIRGVMKPIPTMLTPIRTVDIESRQETDTRYERSDVCALPRAVVVVESVIAPAIANAFLEKYGGDSVDEIAGRYPPAGRG; encoded by the coding sequence ATGATACGATATCTCACCGCCGGCGAATCACACGGCCCCTCCATCACCGGTATCGTGGAGGGCCTGCCCTCCGGACTTCCCATCAGCGAAGACGAACTCGCACAGCACTTGGCACGACGTCAGAAGGGCTACGGGCGGGGGGGACGCATGGCATTCGAGAAGGACCGTGCGGAGATATCTTCCGGTGTACGCTTCGGCAAGACCACCGGTGCGCCGGTGGCCATGAGCCTGCCCAACCGGGCCTATGAGAAGGACGATTCCGACTGGCCCACCGTGCTCAGTAAGGAGGGCGACGGGGAGGATGTAGAGCCCGTCACCGTGCCGCGGCCGGGCCATGCCGACCTGATCGGGGTACAGAAGTACCGCTATAACGACATCCGACCCGCCATTGAGCGTTCCAGCGCGCGGGAGACCGCCATGCGGGTGGCCTGTTGCACCACCGCACGCCTGCTGCTCCGGCATTTCGGCATCGAGATAGGGGGACACGTGATCCGCATTGGCGGCAACGGCTACGAAAAACCATGGGAGGACGTGCGAGCGCGCACCGAAGAACTCATCGGGCAGGGCGCTGAGGCGCTTTTCCGCGCCGCAGACGAGTCGCCGGTCCGCTGTCTGGACGAGGAGCTGACCCAAAAAATGCGCGACGAAATCATTAAACGCCGCAAGGAGGGCAGCTCTCTCGGGGGACACTGGGAGGTGGTAGTCACCGGCCTGCCTGCCGGACTTGGAAGCTTCATGCACTGGGACCGCAAGCTGGAGGGACAGATCGCCCAGGCCGTCATGGGCACGCAGGCCATGAAAGGCGTGGAGATCGGGCTCGGCTTCGAGGCCGGCCGCCGTCACGGGCAGGTGGTGCACGACGAAATTACCCATGAGAAGGGTGAGTTCCGGCGCAGGACCAATCGCCTGGGCGGTTTCGAAGGCGGCGTGACCACCGGCATGCCGCTGATCATCCGCGGTGTGATGAAACCTATACCCACCATGCTCACGCCCATCCGGACCGTGGACATTGAATCCAGGCAGGAGACCGACACGCGCTACGAACGTTCGGACGTCTGTGCCCTGCCGCGTGCCGTCGTGGTGGTGGAGAGTGTCATCGCCCCCGCCATCGCCAATGCATTCCTGGAAAAGTACGGGGGCGACTCGGTGGATGAGATAGCCGGACGCTACCCCCCGGCCGGGCGCGGATGA
- a CDS encoding ATP-binding cassette domain-containing protein, with protein sequence MIEIRNLTKSFGSNLVWRDVSFEIEDGETVAIIGRSGCGKSVLVKHFNALIYPDAGEVIIDGENVFELGYIPLRKIRQRFGVLFQGSALFDSINTFENIAFPLRYFTDLGEGEIAEKVNYALERVNLADAGSKSLSELSGGMKRRVALARATIQQPDYLIYDEPTSGLDPQTSEEINQLIISLADDLNITSIVVTHDIHSVLNIADRVAFLNDQRLAWHGRLEEMRRSDNRELMEFITASEYTI encoded by the coding sequence ATGATCGAAATACGCAACCTTACCAAAAGCTTCGGCAGCAACCTCGTCTGGAGAGACGTAAGTTTCGAGATTGAGGATGGGGAGACTGTGGCCATCATCGGCCGTTCGGGCTGCGGCAAATCGGTGCTCGTCAAGCACTTTAACGCCCTGATCTATCCCGATGCGGGGGAGGTGATCATAGACGGGGAAAACGTCTTTGAGCTGGGGTATATTCCACTGCGAAAGATACGCCAGCGATTCGGAGTGCTGTTCCAGGGCTCGGCCCTCTTCGACTCCATCAATACTTTCGAAAACATCGCCTTTCCCCTGCGCTACTTCACTGACCTGGGAGAGGGGGAGATCGCCGAAAAGGTCAACTACGCACTGGAGCGCGTTAACCTGGCCGACGCCGGGTCCAAATCGCTCTCCGAGCTGTCCGGTGGCATGAAGCGCCGGGTGGCCCTGGCACGGGCCACCATCCAGCAGCCCGACTACCTGATCTATGACGAACCCACTTCCGGGCTCGATCCGCAAACTTCCGAGGAGATCAACCAGCTTATCATCTCCCTGGCGGACGATCTGAATATCACCTCCATAGTAGTGACCCACGATATTCACAGCGTATTGAACATTGCCGACCGGGTGGCTTTCCTCAACGACCAGCGGCTGGCCTGGCACGGCAGGCTGGAGGAGATGCGCCGCAGCGACAACCGTGAGTTGATGGAGTTCATTACGGCCAGCGAATATACCATCTGA
- a CDS encoding riboflavin synthase, producing the protein MFTGIVKEVGIVEEVLSQGEGREITVRCKLAASLSVDQSVCLNGVCHTVTAGEGELFSVQSVPETLRKTNIGSLEAGHPVNLEPAMRPGQLLDGHMVQGHVDATGTLKDISRRGNDRLLSISYPGENRGLLVGRGSICVDGISLTVARLEEERFTVAVIPYTWEHTNLHTRSEGDQLNLEFDILGKYVARQLELRGG; encoded by the coding sequence ATGTTTACTGGAATTGTCAAGGAAGTAGGCATCGTAGAGGAGGTACTCTCCCAGGGGGAGGGACGTGAAATCACAGTCCGCTGCAAGCTGGCCGCCTCCCTGTCGGTAGACCAGAGCGTTTGTCTCAACGGGGTCTGCCACACCGTTACCGCTGGCGAGGGCGAGCTATTTAGCGTGCAGAGCGTGCCCGAAACGCTACGTAAGACCAACATCGGATCTCTGGAGGCGGGCCACCCGGTCAACCTGGAGCCGGCCATGCGTCCCGGACAGCTGCTGGACGGGCATATGGTGCAGGGGCACGTCGATGCCACCGGCACGCTGAAGGACATCTCCCGCCGCGGGAATGACCGTCTGCTTTCGATCTCCTACCCGGGCGAGAACCGGGGATTGCTGGTGGGACGGGGCAGCATCTGCGTGGACGGGATCAGCCTCACGGTGGCCCGCCTGGAAGAGGAGCGCTTTACCGTGGCCGTCATACCCTACACCTGGGAGCACACCAACCTGCATACCCGTTCGGAGGGCGACCAGCTCAATCTGGAATTCGATATCCTGGGCAAGTATGTGGCGCGTCAGCTGGAGCTGCGCGGCGGGTAG
- a CDS encoding septum formation initiator family protein → MNWQLLNPLRWRKSFLALVLGGFVLIWFTFLDTYSLWTRYQLHQQKQELRERTRQLERESAELRTKIERLETDSALLERIAREEYGMKKEGETVYKVKDR, encoded by the coding sequence ATGAACTGGCAGCTTCTGAATCCCCTGCGATGGCGCAAATCTTTCCTGGCGCTGGTTCTCGGCGGCTTCGTCCTCATCTGGTTTACCTTCCTCGACACCTACAGCCTATGGACCCGCTACCAGCTCCACCAGCAAAAGCAGGAGCTCAGGGAGCGCACCCGGCAACTCGAGCGGGAATCGGCCGAACTCCGCACCAAAATCGAGAGATTGGAGACCGACTCCGCCCTGCTTGAGCGCATCGCCCGCGAGGAATACGGCATGAAAAAAGAGGGTGAAACGGTCTATAAAGTAAAAGACCGCTGA
- a CDS encoding ABC transporter permease: MDALNQVGKYGLLLYKAFRSLLEVRSYKSNLLSELIKIGYESVPIVLLTGVFTGAVMTLQTAYQLEIAFIPRSVIGAITSESILIELAAVITSLVLAGKVGARIATELGTMRVSEQIDALESMGFNSVSFLVLPRVTAGLVMFPILYIVASVSGVLGGLIAGMVSGALPAAEFMQGAREFFYPWDVSFGLLKAFVFGFVITSVSCFKGYYAGGGAEGVGTGTTQATVLSCIYVLLADFALAAIVL, from the coding sequence ATGGATGCGCTCAACCAAGTCGGTAAATACGGCTTGCTTCTTTACAAAGCTTTCCGATCCCTCCTCGAGGTCAGATCCTACAAAAGTAATCTGCTTAGCGAGCTGATCAAGATAGGCTACGAATCGGTGCCCATCGTCTTGCTCACCGGGGTCTTCACCGGGGCCGTAATGACGCTTCAGACAGCCTACCAGCTTGAGATCGCCTTTATCCCGCGTTCGGTGATCGGGGCCATTACCTCCGAGTCCATACTTATCGAGCTTGCGGCGGTGATCACCAGCCTCGTACTGGCCGGGAAGGTGGGTGCGCGTATTGCCACCGAGCTGGGCACCATGAGGGTGAGCGAACAGATCGACGCCCTGGAATCCATGGGATTTAACTCCGTCTCCTTCCTGGTGCTGCCCCGCGTGACGGCAGGCCTTGTCATGTTTCCCATACTCTATATCGTGGCCTCCGTGTCCGGGGTGCTCGGGGGACTGATCGCGGGCATGGTTTCGGGAGCGCTGCCGGCGGCGGAGTTTATGCAGGGCGCCCGGGAATTCTTCTACCCGTGGGACGTATCCTTCGGATTGCTGAAAGCATTCGTTTTCGGCTTTGTCATCACCTCCGTCTCCTGCTTCAAGGGCTACTATGCCGGCGGCGGCGCCGAGGGCGTAGGGACGGGAACCACCCAGGCCACGGTGCTGAGCTGCATCTACGTACTGCTGGCTGATTTTGCGTTGGCCGCCATCGTATTGTAA
- a CDS encoding YraN family protein — MSGSTRDIGNRGEDLAAAYLESKGWTILDRNYFFQRSEVDIVAYDGTLIVFVEVKYRSGTRRGYPEESISKKKIAHIYKAAEAWIYERRMDGSPVRLDVVTIVQEGGKAPDIRHYENAMHLDL; from the coding sequence ATGAGCGGGAGTACGCGCGACATCGGAAACCGCGGTGAAGATCTGGCCGCCGCCTACCTCGAATCAAAAGGATGGACCATTCTCGATCGCAACTACTTCTTCCAGCGATCGGAAGTGGACATCGTGGCCTACGACGGCACCCTGATCGTGTTCGTGGAGGTTAAATACCGCAGCGGGACGCGCCGGGGATACCCGGAGGAGTCCATATCCAAAAAGAAGATCGCCCATATCTACAAGGCGGCCGAAGCGTGGATCTACGAGCGCAGGATGGACGGCTCGCCTGTGCGCCTGGACGTAGTCACCATTGTGCAGGAAGGCGGCAAGGCGCCCGACATACGCCATTACGAGAATGCCATGCACCTGGATCTCTGA
- a CDS encoding MlaD family protein: MKNLSNELKVALTILLSVAVAFVGFRMMSDLPVFRNSMVLYSHFQKVDGLSSGNYVYINGVKVGSVKKIELDPDDSVRVSMNFNTGIEIPEGSVAYLESSGLLDEKVILIERGDRGNSIPNGGRIQGVYRGGMMETLANEGEKLSADVSQSFEKLNLFLEQANSAVDSTNRGRLRASLSHVETALHELSGLIENKRSDLERTVESASRFMASMDTIAADNSTEIDSLLRGMNRSVRELEALSSDLGETNRQLNTLLGRINSGEGTLGRLVNDPTLYDNLEQLSAELRTLVRNINEDPGRYLKHMRLIEVF, from the coding sequence TTGAAAAACCTAAGCAACGAACTCAAGGTAGCCCTTACCATCCTTCTTTCCGTCGCCGTCGCCTTCGTCGGTTTCCGGATGATGAGCGACCTGCCCGTATTCCGAAACTCCATGGTGCTCTATTCACATTTTCAGAAGGTGGACGGGCTCTCAAGTGGAAACTACGTCTACATTAACGGGGTGAAGGTGGGCTCGGTGAAAAAGATCGAGCTGGATCCGGACGACAGCGTCCGTGTATCCATGAATTTCAATACGGGAATTGAAATCCCCGAAGGTTCGGTGGCCTACCTGGAGTCCTCGGGACTGCTTGACGAAAAGGTCATTCTCATCGAGCGGGGTGACAGAGGGAATAGCATACCCAACGGGGGGCGCATACAAGGGGTTTACCGGGGCGGGATGATGGAGACTCTGGCCAATGAGGGGGAAAAGCTGAGCGCGGATGTCTCGCAATCCTTCGAGAAGCTTAACCTTTTTCTGGAACAGGCCAACAGCGCGGTTGACAGTACCAACCGCGGCCGACTGCGCGCCTCCCTGTCCCATGTGGAGACCGCCCTGCACGAGCTCTCAGGGCTCATCGAAAATAAGCGCAGCGACCTGGAACGTACGGTGGAGAGTGCAAGCCGCTTCATGGCATCCATGGATACCATAGCTGCGGACAACAGCACCGAAATAGACAGCCTGCTGCGTGGCATGAACCGTTCGGTGCGCGAACTGGAGGCACTCAGCAGCGACCTGGGCGAGACCAACCGTCAGCTCAACACCCTGCTCGGGCGCATTAACAGCGGCGAGGGCACCCTGGGCAGGCTGGTCAACGATCCCACCCTTTACGACAACCTGGAACAGCTCTCGGCCGAACTCCGCACCCTGGTCCGCAACATCAACGAGGATCCCGGACGCTATCTCAAGCACATGCGCCTGATCGAGGTCTTCTAG
- the ribD gene encoding bifunctional diaminohydroxyphosphoribosylaminopyrimidine deaminase/5-amino-6-(5-phosphoribosylamino)uracil reductase RibD produces the protein MNDDRFSEADRKWMGLALEIAERGAGYVSPNPMVGCVIVSADGRKIAQGYHERYGEAHAEINALEKVPEPGLLEDATLYVTLEPCAHHGQTPPCAERLAERPFRRVVVAMEDPTPKVQGKGLTRLRKAGMDVEVGLLQEEAEALNEWWLHYQTTHRPFVTLKIAQTADGYIAAPDGDSEWITGEASRRLVHRWRSRYDAVMVGRNTALLDNPRLTVRHVDGRQPRRVVIDGPLELPEELNLFSDQYEEKTIRVTHNRKKYEQEADPMLNMLTSDYFRGETLLVDSREGHTDLEDAFRALGREEITSVLVEAGSGLASALLRRGLVDQLRCFIAPKILGGGTRSVLGLGIDRMSEIRRFRRHTWEPVDQDMLLTAWL, from the coding sequence GTGAACGACGACCGTTTTTCAGAAGCTGACCGCAAATGGATGGGTCTCGCCCTTGAGATCGCCGAACGCGGGGCGGGCTACGTCTCACCCAATCCAATGGTGGGCTGCGTAATTGTCTCTGCCGACGGACGCAAGATAGCCCAGGGCTACCATGAGCGTTACGGGGAGGCCCACGCCGAGATCAACGCCTTGGAGAAGGTACCCGAACCCGGCCTGCTGGAAGACGCCACTCTCTACGTAACCCTCGAACCCTGCGCCCATCACGGGCAGACCCCGCCCTGCGCAGAGCGTCTGGCCGAGCGCCCCTTTCGCCGTGTGGTGGTGGCTATGGAGGACCCCACCCCCAAGGTGCAGGGCAAGGGACTGACCCGGCTGCGCAAGGCGGGCATGGACGTGGAGGTGGGACTTCTGCAGGAGGAGGCGGAGGCCCTCAATGAGTGGTGGCTGCACTACCAGACCACCCACCGCCCTTTTGTTACCCTGAAGATTGCACAGACGGCCGACGGCTATATTGCGGCCCCGGATGGCGACTCCGAGTGGATTACCGGGGAGGCGTCCAGGCGACTGGTGCACCGTTGGAGAAGCCGGTACGACGCCGTGATGGTGGGACGCAATACCGCGCTGCTTGACAACCCGCGCCTCACCGTTCGCCATGTGGATGGCCGCCAGCCCCGCCGCGTGGTCATCGACGGCCCCCTGGAGCTTCCGGAGGAGCTGAACCTGTTCTCTGACCAGTACGAGGAGAAGACCATACGGGTCACCCACAACCGGAAGAAGTACGAGCAGGAGGCCGATCCCATGCTCAATATGCTCACCTCCGACTATTTCCGAGGGGAAACCCTGCTGGTGGATAGCAGGGAGGGGCACACCGACCTGGAGGATGCATTCCGGGCGCTGGGACGCGAGGAGATTACCTCCGTGCTGGTGGAGGCCGGAAGCGGACTGGCCTCAGCCCTGCTGCGTCGCGGGCTGGTGGATCAGCTTCGCTGTTTTATCGCACCCAAAATTCTGGGAGGCGGTACGCGATCGGTTCTGGGACTGGGCATCGATCGCATGTCGGAGATCCGGCGCTTCCGCCGCCACACCTGGGAGCCGGTAGATCAGGACATGCTGCTGACCGCCTGGCTCTGA